A section of the Streptomyces sp. CG1 genome encodes:
- a CDS encoding ribonuclease E/G has translation MLEPTEPNEGSELNTPSDTLPPRRRRRAASRPAGPPAAAEALTEVTLPAIPAAESDDIVEAAEIEAEIEEAAETTAVAPAEETAPAGRPRRRATRRASAPAGPSAAEATETVVPAGSAVAETGQPAAVADGGEVVVGEEAAPRRARRRATRSVSAPAALAPGADEAPVTEEAAAAAAPAEEAAPAARTRRRATRRASAPAGLSAAEATETVVPATAEAEPAQEQPTVETPAVAKEAEEAAPAARPRRRATRRASAPAGAPEAAEPAATETPTAGTPAAEAAVPAEVSGDAEEAAPRRTRRRAARRASAPTGAPKGAEADATEAPAAEPVAAAEIPAAPAAEAEKPAEAGAGAQTPEVPVTASSAAQEPQAAEEAAPRRSRRRAVRPVFGFSEPAQQPAQPAQAAETEAPEAEGKRRPARPAVAVFQAPVFAEPKFQTPERAAAEAAAEAAETEEPEEYAEERAETGTRRRRRRKGAVAEETRAVEAAAEDEEQEAEEPETAEDLAEGEEAEETEGAEGFEESGSRRRRRRGGRRRRRGDAAEGEGADAEELAAEQAEQDAEDTAEQEEEDADEARDEAGGSTSSSRRRRRRRRRAGDTSADTEPGEGDPERTVVKVREPRKPSEPSDEVQSIKGSTRLEAKKQRRREGREQGRRRVPIITEAEFLARREAVERVMVVRQHGERTQIGVLEDGVLVEHYVNKEQSTSYVGNVYLGKVQNVLPSMEAAFIDIGKGRNAVLYAGEVNFEALGMANGPRRIESALKSGQSVLVQVTKDPIGHKGARLTSQVSLPGRYLVYVPEGSMTGISRKLPDTERARLKTILKKIVPEDAGVIVRTAAEGASEEELRRDVERLQAQWEDIQKKSKNGNAPTLLYGEPDMTVRVVRDIFNEDFSKVIVSGGEAWDTVHGYVSHVAPDLAERLSKWTSEVDVFATYRIDEQLAKALDRKVWLPSGGSLVIDKTEAMVVIDVNTGKFTGQGGNLEETVTRNNLEAAEEIVRQLRLRDLGGIVVIDFIDMVLESNRDLVLRRLLECLGRDRTKHQVAEVTSLGLVQMTRKRVGQGLLESFSETCVHCNGRGVIVHMEQPTAVGGAGAGKRKKRGRGGDVHEHVHETAAVAVETGEAVEPEAETAAEVAAEVAVPAALPAPEFAPDEELYSSVAEAEAAATRGRTRRRASRRASAPAGAPKAEKAPRAEKAEKAAVEAVAVAESAAEAPEEEAAVAPTAPVAAAGEAVAHVAAADQEVAAPQAEAVEEAAPKGRTRRRATRKVSAPAGSPAGAEATVVTVPETAPAAEAPVAQPEAAAPAPVAPVEEAPAESAAPARPRRRAVRKVGAPAATEEAAVLVVPSAAAEEAPVAAEAAEVPAEEAAPAKKAARKTAKKATAKKAAAKTTTAKKTAAKKTAAKKTTAKKAAKTAAAKSTAKKTTTVSATGDEG, from the coding sequence ATGCTCGAGCCGACCGAACCCAATGAGGGTTCCGAACTGAACACTCCGAGCGACACCCTGCCGCCGCGCAGGCGTCGCCGTGCCGCCTCACGCCCGGCCGGCCCGCCGGCCGCGGCCGAGGCGCTCACCGAGGTGACCCTCCCGGCCATACCGGCCGCGGAGTCCGACGACATCGTCGAGGCCGCAGAGATCGAAGCAGAGATCGAAGAGGCCGCCGAGACGACGGCTGTCGCGCCCGCCGAGGAGACCGCTCCCGCCGGGCGTCCGCGCCGCCGCGCCACGCGCCGCGCGTCCGCGCCCGCTGGGCCGTCGGCCGCCGAGGCCACCGAGACCGTCGTACCGGCCGGGTCCGCCGTCGCCGAGACCGGGCAGCCCGCTGCCGTCGCCGACGGCGGCGAGGTCGTCGTCGGCGAGGAGGCCGCTCCGCGCCGGGCCCGCCGCCGCGCCACGCGCAGCGTGTCCGCACCGGCCGCTCTCGCGCCCGGGGCCGACGAGGCTCCCGTGACGGAGGAGGCCGCTGCGGCTGCTGCCCCCGCCGAGGAGGCCGCGCCCGCCGCTCGTACGCGCCGCCGGGCCACGCGCCGTGCGTCCGCGCCCGCTGGGCTGTCGGCCGCCGAGGCCACCGAGACCGTGGTCCCGGCCACCGCCGAGGCCGAGCCGGCCCAGGAACAGCCCACCGTCGAGACGCCCGCCGTCGCAAAAGAAGCAGAAGAAGCCGCGCCCGCCGCGCGTCCGCGCCGTCGTGCGACCCGCCGGGCATCCGCGCCCGCCGGTGCGCCCGAGGCCGCCGAGCCTGCCGCCACGGAGACTCCCACTGCTGGAACTCCCGCCGCCGAGGCCGCCGTTCCCGCTGAGGTGAGCGGTGACGCCGAGGAGGCCGCTCCGCGTCGTACCCGCCGCCGGGCCGCCCGCCGCGCGTCCGCGCCGACCGGTGCGCCGAAGGGCGCCGAGGCCGACGCCACCGAGGCCCCGGCCGCCGAGCCGGTCGCGGCTGCCGAGATTCCCGCCGCTCCCGCCGCCGAGGCCGAGAAGCCCGCCGAGGCCGGTGCCGGGGCGCAGACCCCGGAGGTTCCCGTCACCGCGTCCAGCGCCGCCCAGGAGCCGCAGGCGGCCGAGGAGGCCGCTCCGCGCCGCAGCCGGCGCCGGGCCGTGCGTCCGGTGTTCGGGTTCTCCGAGCCCGCCCAGCAGCCCGCGCAGCCCGCGCAGGCCGCCGAGACCGAGGCCCCCGAGGCCGAGGGCAAGCGTCGCCCGGCCCGCCCCGCCGTCGCCGTCTTCCAGGCGCCGGTGTTCGCCGAGCCGAAGTTCCAGACCCCGGAGCGTGCCGCCGCCGAGGCCGCCGCGGAGGCCGCCGAGACGGAGGAGCCCGAGGAGTACGCGGAGGAGCGCGCCGAGACCGGCACGCGCCGCCGCCGTCGCCGCAAGGGCGCCGTCGCCGAGGAGACGCGCGCCGTCGAGGCCGCCGCCGAGGACGAGGAGCAGGAGGCCGAGGAGCCCGAGACGGCCGAGGACCTCGCCGAGGGCGAGGAGGCCGAGGAGACGGAGGGCGCCGAGGGCTTCGAGGAGTCCGGCTCGCGCCGCCGTCGCCGTCGTGGCGGCCGCCGCCGCCGTCGCGGTGACGCCGCCGAGGGCGAGGGCGCGGACGCCGAGGAGCTGGCCGCCGAGCAGGCCGAGCAGGACGCCGAGGACACCGCCGAGCAGGAGGAAGAGGACGCCGACGAGGCCCGCGACGAGGCCGGCGGCTCCACCTCCAGCAGCCGGCGTCGCCGGCGCCGTCGTCGTCGGGCGGGTGACACGTCCGCGGACACCGAGCCCGGCGAAGGCGACCCCGAGCGCACGGTCGTCAAGGTCCGCGAGCCGCGCAAGCCGAGCGAGCCGTCCGACGAGGTGCAGTCCATCAAGGGCTCGACCCGGCTGGAGGCCAAGAAGCAGCGCCGCCGGGAAGGCCGTGAGCAGGGCCGGCGCCGCGTTCCGATCATCACCGAGGCCGAGTTCCTGGCCCGCCGCGAGGCCGTCGAGCGCGTGATGGTCGTGCGCCAGCACGGCGAGCGCACCCAGATCGGCGTGCTCGAGGACGGTGTACTCGTCGAGCACTACGTCAACAAGGAGCAGTCGACGTCGTACGTCGGCAATGTCTACCTGGGCAAGGTGCAGAACGTGCTGCCGTCGATGGAGGCCGCCTTCATCGACATCGGCAAGGGCCGCAACGCCGTCCTGTACGCCGGCGAGGTCAACTTCGAGGCGCTGGGCATGGCCAACGGCCCGCGCCGCATCGAGTCCGCGCTGAAGTCCGGCCAGTCGGTCCTCGTCCAGGTGACGAAGGACCCGATCGGACACAAGGGCGCCCGCCTGACCAGCCAGGTCTCCCTCCCGGGCCGCTACCTCGTGTACGTCCCCGAGGGCTCGATGACCGGCATCAGCCGCAAGCTGCCCGACACCGAGCGGGCCCGGCTGAAGACCATCCTCAAGAAGATCGTCCCCGAGGACGCGGGCGTCATCGTGCGCACCGCCGCCGAGGGCGCGAGCGAGGAGGAGCTGCGCCGGGACGTCGAGCGGCTGCAGGCGCAGTGGGAGGACATCCAGAAGAAGTCCAAGAACGGCAACGCCCCGACGCTGCTGTACGGCGAGCCGGACATGACCGTCCGGGTCGTGCGCGACATCTTCAACGAGGACTTCTCCAAGGTCATCGTCAGCGGTGGCGAGGCCTGGGACACCGTCCACGGGTATGTCTCGCACGTCGCGCCGGACCTCGCCGAGCGGCTGTCCAAGTGGACCTCCGAGGTCGACGTCTTCGCCACGTACCGGATCGACGAGCAGCTCGCCAAGGCGCTGGACCGCAAGGTCTGGCTGCCGAGCGGTGGTTCGCTGGTGATCGACAAGACCGAGGCGATGGTCGTGATCGATGTCAACACCGGCAAGTTCACCGGCCAGGGCGGCAACCTCGAAGAGACCGTGACCAGGAACAACCTGGAGGCGGCCGAGGAGATCGTGCGTCAGCTGCGGCTGCGAGACCTGGGCGGCATCGTCGTCATCGACTTCATCGACATGGTCCTGGAGTCCAACCGCGACCTGGTGCTGCGCCGCCTGCTGGAGTGCCTGGGCCGTGACCGTACGAAGCACCAGGTGGCCGAGGTGACCTCGCTGGGCCTGGTGCAGATGACCCGCAAGCGGGTGGGCCAGGGCCTGCTGGAGTCCTTCTCCGAGACCTGCGTCCACTGCAACGGCCGCGGTGTCATCGTGCACATGGAGCAGCCGACGGCCGTCGGCGGCGCTGGCGCCGGCAAGCGCAAGAAGCGCGGCCGGGGCGGTGACGTGCACGAGCATGTGCACGAGACCGCCGCCGTGGCCGTCGAGACGGGCGAGGCCGTCGAGCCGGAGGCGGAGACCGCTGCCGAGGTGGCCGCCGAGGTCGCCGTGCCGGCCGCCCTCCCCGCGCCCGAATTCGCGCCGGACGAGGAGCTGTACAGCAGCGTCGCCGAGGCGGAGGCGGCGGCCACCCGCGGCCGTACCCGCCGTCGGGCGAGCCGCCGGGCCTCGGCTCCGGCGGGCGCGCCGAAGGCGGAGAAGGCTCCCAGGGCGGAGAAGGCCGAGAAGGCCGCCGTCGAGGCTGTCGCCGTGGCTGAGTCGGCTGCCGAGGCGCCGGAGGAAGAGGCAGCCGTGGCGCCGACCGCCCCGGTGGCCGCCGCCGGGGAAGCGGTCGCCCATGTGGCCGCCGCCGACCAGGAGGTTGCGGCACCGCAGGCCGAGGCCGTCGAGGAGGCCGCGCCCAAGGGCCGTACGCGCCGTCGTGCGACCCGGAAGGTGTCGGCGCCGGCCGGTTCCCCCGCGGGAGCCGAGGCGACCGTGGTGACGGTGCCCGAGACCGCTCCCGCGGCCGAGGCACCGGTGGCACAGCCGGAGGCTGCGGCACCGGCTCCGGTCGCTCCCGTCGAGGAGGCGCCCGCTGAGAGCGCCGCCCCGGCCCGCCCGCGCCGTCGTGCCGTGCGCAAGGTCGGCGCGCCGGCCGCGACCGAGGAAGCGGCCGTCCTGGTCGTACCGTCGGCCGCGGCGGAAGAGGCCCCGGTGGCCGCGGAAGCGGCCGAGGTGCCGGCCGAGGAGGCCGCTCCGGCCAAGAAGGCGGCCCGCAAGACCGCCAAGAAGGCCACGGCGAAGAAGGCCGCCGCCAAGACGACGACGGCCAAGAAGACCGCGGCCAAGAAGACGGCCGCGAAGAAGACGACGGCCAAGAAGGCGGCCAAGACGGCCGCCGCGAAGTCGACGGCGAAGAAGACCACCACGGTCTCCGCCACCGGCGACGAGGGCTGA
- a CDS encoding TIGR03936 family radical SAM-associated protein — protein sequence MQRIRLRYTKRGRLRFTSHRDFQRAFERALRRAEVPMAYSAGFTPHPKVSYANAAPTGTGSEAEYLEIALTTPRDPETLRVLLDESLPTGLDIVDAVEARTSGLADRLTASVWELRLDGVAPADAERAVAAFNGAETVEVQRMTKNGVRTFDARPAVVSLETHGSPADRPTDQPCAILRLVVRHVTPAVRPDDVLSGLRAVADLAPPVPAAVTRLAQGLFDEETGTVTDPLAPDREAAGALTAAPAAVATAPTPEGPA from the coding sequence GTGCAGCGCATCCGACTGCGTTACACCAAGCGCGGCCGCCTGAGGTTCACCAGCCACCGAGACTTCCAGCGCGCTTTCGAGCGGGCGCTGCGCCGCGCCGAGGTGCCCATGGCGTACTCGGCAGGGTTCACGCCGCACCCGAAGGTGTCGTACGCCAATGCCGCACCCACCGGCACGGGCAGTGAGGCGGAATATCTGGAGATCGCGCTCACCACACCGCGCGACCCGGAGACGCTGCGCGTCCTCCTCGACGAGTCGCTGCCCACCGGGCTCGACATCGTCGACGCGGTCGAGGCACGGACCTCGGGCCTCGCCGACCGGCTCACGGCTTCCGTCTGGGAGCTGCGGCTGGACGGCGTCGCCCCGGCCGACGCCGAGCGCGCGGTCGCGGCCTTCAACGGGGCCGAGACCGTCGAGGTGCAGCGGATGACCAAGAACGGCGTCCGTACCTTCGACGCCCGCCCCGCCGTGGTGAGCCTGGAAACGCACGGTTCACCGGCTGATAGGCCGACCGACCAGCCCTGTGCGATACTGCGGCTGGTTGTTCGGCACGTGACGCCTGCCGTACGACCCGACGACGTCCTGTCCGGTCTCCGCGCCGTGGCCGACCTGGCGCCGCCGGTCCCCGCAGCGGTGACCAGGCTGGCGCAGGGGCTGTTCGATGAAGAGACCGGCACGGTGACCGACCCGCTCGCGCCCGACCGCGAGGCAGCCGGGGCCCTGACGGCCGCACCGGCAGCCGTCGCGACGGCGCCGACGCCGGAAGGTCCCGCGTAG
- a CDS encoding ferredoxin has protein sequence MRLVVDLNRCQGFAQCVFLAPDVFSLHGEEALLFSPRFDEAQRDRVEKAAAACPVQAILVDYSDEPTKRVEPHVG, from the coding sequence ATGAGGCTTGTCGTCGATCTCAACCGGTGCCAGGGATTCGCGCAGTGCGTCTTTCTCGCCCCGGACGTCTTCTCCCTGCACGGGGAAGAAGCGCTGCTGTTCTCCCCTCGCTTCGACGAGGCACAACGTGACCGGGTGGAGAAGGCCGCGGCCGCCTGCCCGGTCCAGGCCATCCTTGTCGACTACTCCGACGAGCCGACGAAGCGGGTGGAACCCCATGTCGGCTGA
- a CDS encoding NAD(P)/FAD-dependent oxidoreductase, producing the protein MSADTDVEVLRRQGRIVVVGASLAGLRAAETLRDQGFTGSLTMIGDEPYEPYDRPPLSKQALLGRARPEDTALPRRRDIDAEWRLGVAAESLDRAAKQVRLTNGDSVPYDRLLITTGTRARPWFHPEEAALDGVFVLRTRDDSARLTRKLAGGVSRVLVIGAGFTGSEVASACRELGHEVTVAERGPAPLVGALGGVIGAVADRLQRRHGVDLRCGISVTALEGDYGGRLRRAHLSDGSAIDVEVAVVSLGAVRNTDWLAGSGVAAGPRGIACDAGCRVFDVNGIVTDDIYAAGDVARSPHPLFDYQFLSLEHWGNAVEQAEIAAHNMICAGPERRPHLWLPMFWSSQFGVNIKSVGVPSLGDQLVVAQGTLAEERFVAVYGYRGRVIAAASFDGAKWLGFYEQQIAAGAPFPPEYRTVDRRTETLQPVDPAFPDPHLPTHGATVTLTGHSPSERRVQFVPSHA; encoded by the coding sequence ATGTCGGCTGACACGGACGTCGAGGTCCTGCGGCGCCAGGGCCGCATCGTCGTCGTCGGTGCCTCGCTGGCCGGTCTGCGCGCGGCGGAGACCTTGCGTGACCAAGGCTTCACCGGATCGCTGACCATGATCGGCGATGAGCCGTACGAGCCCTACGACCGGCCGCCGCTGTCCAAGCAGGCGTTGCTCGGGCGGGCGCGGCCCGAGGACACTGCGCTGCCGCGGCGGCGCGACATCGACGCCGAATGGCGTCTGGGCGTCGCCGCCGAGAGCCTGGACCGCGCCGCCAAGCAGGTACGGCTGACGAACGGTGACAGCGTCCCCTACGACCGCCTGCTGATCACCACCGGGACCAGAGCGCGGCCCTGGTTCCACCCGGAAGAGGCCGCGCTGGACGGGGTGTTCGTGCTGCGCACCCGGGACGACTCCGCACGGCTGACCCGGAAGCTGGCCGGGGGCGTGTCCCGGGTGCTGGTGATCGGCGCCGGTTTCACGGGCTCCGAGGTCGCCTCCGCCTGCCGGGAGCTGGGCCATGAGGTCACGGTCGCCGAACGCGGCCCGGCACCGCTGGTGGGCGCACTCGGCGGGGTGATCGGCGCGGTCGCGGACCGGCTGCAGCGCAGGCACGGAGTCGACCTGCGCTGCGGCATCAGCGTCACCGCCCTGGAGGGCGACTACGGGGGACGGCTCAGGCGCGCCCATCTGTCCGACGGTTCCGCCATCGACGTGGAGGTGGCGGTCGTCTCGCTCGGTGCCGTCCGGAACACGGACTGGCTCGCCGGCTCGGGGGTGGCCGCGGGTCCCCGGGGGATCGCGTGCGACGCCGGGTGCCGGGTGTTCGACGTCAATGGCATCGTCACCGACGACATCTACGCCGCCGGCGATGTCGCACGCAGCCCCCACCCGCTGTTCGACTACCAGTTCCTGTCACTGGAGCACTGGGGCAACGCCGTCGAACAGGCCGAGATCGCCGCCCACAACATGATCTGTGCGGGTCCCGAGCGCCGTCCGCACCTGTGGCTGCCGATGTTCTGGTCCTCCCAGTTCGGCGTCAACATCAAGTCCGTGGGTGTGCCCTCGCTGGGCGACCAGTTGGTCGTCGCCCAGGGGACGCTCGCCGAGGAGCGGTTCGTAGCGGTGTACGGGTACCGCGGCCGCGTCATCGCCGCGGCGTCCTTCGACGGAGCCAAGTGGCTGGGGTTCTACGAGCAGCAGATCGCGGCCGGCGCGCCCTTCCCGCCGGAGTACCGCACGGTCGACCGCCGGACCGAGACGCTGCAGCCGGTCGACCCGGCCTTCCCCGACCCCCATCTGCCCACCCACGGGGCCACGGTCACGCTCACGGGTCACTCACCGAGCGAACGGCGGGTCCAGTTCGTTCCGTCGCATGCCTGA
- a CDS encoding cytochrome P450 produces the protein MTPGTITAQITDYANRADPYPLYAELRKTPVRREDDGTYLVSTYYEVRSLANDPRLSNDTSNRPPGYARTGQPAEETGLPPSFIFTDPPVHDRLRDTINRPFGPPHSPRFLDGLRGDLAKVVTELLDAFDGKEQVDIVEDFAYPLPVTAICKVLGVPREDEPRFHGWADALASSLDPQSGGDNDPEKGQRARQELGAYLSGLIETKRRHPGPGMLSALAPDMTPADLEATAVLLLVAGHETTVNAITNTTLTLLRHRDVLQRFQKDPDLAVPLIEEVLRYEPPVQFVPWTTALADIEVAGTTIPKGSPVWLMLAAANRDPRRFEDPDRFDPDRKDNEHLGFYTGIHYCFGAPLARIELHVAVPELFRRVKFSELLEDPPPYRANAVLRGPRHLPVAIEGLTA, from the coding sequence ATGACGCCCGGCACCATCACTGCGCAGATCACCGACTACGCCAATCGGGCCGATCCGTACCCGCTCTACGCGGAACTGCGCAAGACACCGGTGAGGCGGGAGGACGACGGCACCTACCTGGTCAGCACCTACTACGAGGTGCGGAGCCTGGCCAACGACCCCCGGCTGAGCAACGACACGAGCAACCGTCCACCCGGCTACGCCCGCACCGGGCAACCGGCGGAGGAGACCGGTCTGCCGCCCAGCTTCATCTTCACCGACCCACCCGTGCACGACCGGCTGCGCGACACCATCAACCGGCCGTTCGGTCCCCCGCACAGCCCCAGATTCCTCGACGGCCTGCGCGGAGACCTGGCCAAGGTCGTCACCGAGCTACTCGACGCCTTCGACGGCAAGGAGCAGGTCGACATCGTCGAGGACTTCGCCTATCCCCTGCCCGTCACCGCCATCTGCAAGGTCCTGGGTGTGCCGCGCGAGGACGAGCCGCGTTTCCACGGCTGGGCCGATGCCCTGGCGTCGTCACTCGATCCCCAGTCCGGCGGCGACAACGACCCGGAGAAGGGGCAGCGGGCGCGCCAGGAGCTGGGCGCCTACCTGTCCGGCCTGATCGAGACCAAACGCCGCCACCCCGGCCCCGGGATGCTCAGCGCGCTCGCCCCCGACATGACACCGGCAGACCTGGAGGCCACCGCGGTCCTGCTCCTGGTCGCCGGCCACGAGACCACCGTCAACGCGATCACCAATACGACCCTCACCCTGCTGCGCCACCGCGACGTCCTCCAGCGGTTCCAGAAGGATCCGGACCTGGCCGTCCCGCTCATCGAGGAAGTGCTGCGGTACGAGCCCCCGGTCCAGTTCGTCCCGTGGACCACCGCCCTGGCCGACATCGAGGTCGCCGGCACCACGATCCCCAAGGGCTCGCCGGTCTGGCTCATGCTGGCCGCGGCCAACCGCGATCCGCGGCGCTTCGAGGACCCCGACCGTTTCGACCCCGACCGCAAGGACAACGAGCACCTGGGCTTCTACACCGGCATCCACTACTGCTTCGGCGCCCCTCTCGCCCGCATAGAACTCCATGTGGCCGTGCCCGAACTGTTCCGCAGGGTCAAGTTCTCCGAGCTGCTCGAGGACCCGCCGCCGTACCGTGCCAACGCGGTACTGCGCGGCCCCCGCCACCTTCCCGTGGCGATCGAGGGCCTCACGGCCTGA
- a CDS encoding GYD domain-containing protein: MPTYVALLSWTEQGVRNYKDTTKRAETFSSAVQKLGAKLLTIYWTVGPYDLVAVVEAPDDETASAALLQLGGVGNVRSTTLRAFGREEMERIIAKAAG; this comes from the coding sequence ATGCCGACGTACGTCGCCTTGCTGAGCTGGACCGAACAAGGGGTCCGAAACTACAAAGACACCACGAAGCGCGCCGAGACCTTCAGCTCAGCGGTACAGAAGCTCGGGGCGAAGCTCCTGACTATCTACTGGACCGTCGGTCCGTATGACCTCGTAGCCGTCGTCGAGGCGCCCGACGACGAAACCGCCTCAGCAGCACTCCTGCAACTCGGCGGAGTGGGCAACGTCCGTTCCACGACGCTTCGGGCGTTCGGCCGAGAGGAGATGGAGCGCATCATCGCCAAGGCTGCTGGCTGA